A window of Myxococcales bacterium contains these coding sequences:
- a CDS encoding lysine--tRNA ligase, translating into MTNETPKEPSTTPEKASAEQAIIEGRKQKAQKLRERGENPFANDSRPRSGGETTTLRGLRDEASAARDDAGKYDEAKVKGALHGRSFHVRGRVLAIRVTGGLSFLRLRDGTGELQILCDQSKMGEEYTRLDDLDIGDVVEAEGTVTASKRGELSLEPTRVRLLTKAYRPLPEKWHGLTDVETRYRQRYVDLVANPDVGQVFRARSFIVRAVRKILDDAGFLEVETPTMHTLIGGAAARPFTTHHNTLDMDLFMRIAPELYLKRLLVGGLDRVYEIGRCYRNEGISTRHNPEFTMLEFYQAYATYDELMGFAEEILRGADAALAKAMPEAQKAWKEARPFTFDEPFARVPMADAVKKGAEATDIADWKAAVADGGTGLVALLRGGFVDKMKEWSKSSPRAKKLDWGNLRKGFEKCDNDGERLFCLYEYVVEPFLADDYRSKDGTKSLPVFVKDYPFETSPLARKNDARPELVDRFELFVHGRELCNAFSELNDPEDQAARFLEQVSKKEKGAEETMDYDEDYVRALEHGMPPAAGFGMGIDRLVMMLTSAASIRDVIFFPLLRKES; encoded by the coding sequence ATGACGAACGAGACCCCCAAAGAGCCGTCGACCACCCCCGAGAAGGCCTCGGCCGAGCAGGCCATCATCGAAGGCCGCAAACAGAAGGCCCAGAAGCTCCGGGAGCGCGGGGAGAACCCGTTCGCGAACGACTCGCGCCCCCGAAGCGGCGGCGAGACGACCACGCTCCGCGGCCTCCGCGACGAGGCAAGCGCCGCGCGCGACGACGCCGGCAAGTACGACGAGGCGAAGGTGAAGGGCGCGCTCCACGGCCGCTCCTTCCACGTGCGTGGCCGCGTGCTCGCCATCCGCGTGACCGGTGGGCTCTCCTTCCTCCGCCTCCGGGACGGGACGGGCGAGCTCCAGATCCTCTGCGATCAGAGCAAGATGGGTGAAGAATACACGCGGCTCGACGACCTCGACATCGGCGACGTCGTCGAAGCCGAGGGCACCGTCACGGCCTCGAAGCGCGGGGAGCTGTCCCTCGAGCCCACGCGGGTGCGCCTGCTCACGAAGGCCTACCGCCCGCTCCCCGAGAAGTGGCACGGCCTCACCGACGTCGAGACCCGGTACCGCCAGCGGTACGTCGATTTGGTCGCGAACCCGGACGTGGGCCAGGTCTTCCGGGCGCGGAGCTTCATCGTGCGGGCCGTGCGCAAGATCCTCGACGACGCGGGCTTCCTCGAGGTCGAGACGCCGACCATGCACACGCTCATCGGCGGCGCGGCGGCGCGCCCCTTCACGACCCACCACAACACGCTCGACATGGACCTCTTCATGAGGATCGCCCCCGAGCTCTATTTGAAGCGCCTCCTCGTGGGCGGGCTCGACCGGGTGTACGAGATCGGCCGCTGCTACCGAAACGAAGGCATCTCGACCCGCCACAACCCGGAGTTCACGATGCTCGAGTTCTACCAAGCGTACGCGACCTACGACGAGCTCATGGGCTTCGCCGAAGAGATCCTGCGCGGGGCCGACGCGGCGCTCGCGAAGGCCATGCCCGAGGCCCAGAAGGCCTGGAAAGAGGCGCGCCCCTTCACGTTCGACGAGCCCTTCGCGCGCGTCCCGATGGCCGACGCGGTCAAGAAGGGCGCCGAGGCGACGGACATCGCCGACTGGAAGGCCGCGGTCGCCGACGGCGGCACGGGGCTCGTCGCGCTCCTCCGCGGCGGGTTCGTCGACAAGATGAAGGAGTGGAGCAAGAGCTCGCCCCGCGCCAAAAAGCTCGACTGGGGTAACCTCCGGAAAGGCTTCGAGAAATGCGACAACGACGGGGAGCGCCTCTTCTGCCTCTACGAGTACGTGGTCGAGCCCTTCTTGGCCGACGACTACCGCTCGAAGGACGGGACGAAGAGCCTGCCCGTGTTCGTGAAAGACTACCCGTTCGAGACCTCGCCGCTCGCGCGCAAGAACGACGCGCGCCCCGAGCTCGTCGACCGGTTCGAGCTCTTCGTGCACGGCCGAGAGCTTTGCAACGCCTTCAGCGAGCTGAACGATCCCGAGGACCAAGCCGCGCGTTTCCTCGAGCAGGTCAGCAAGAAGGAGAAGGGCGCCGAAGAGACCATGGACTACGACGAGGACTACGTGCGCGCGCTCGAGCACGGCATGCCCCCGGCCGCCGGCTTCGGGATGGGCATCGATCGCCTCGTCATGATGCTGACGAGCGCGGCCTCCATCCGCGACGTCATCTTCTTCCCGCTGCTTCGTAAGGAGAGCTGA
- a CDS encoding class I SAM-dependent methyltransferase has protein sequence MTVLVAYTTLYREGGPKFRRVARTLAAEKRAALPGVRVVDVAVESKAELVAAIRRIAARGERIDELHFVGHSGMYGPMFRTTEVPEQLSPHEWRTLHIPFAEGASAYFHACRSARWFCPFFARTFGVPAYGYHLYTTFSRSPRRFVWDPPHASDDAALYVVALPGRKSHGLGASILKYAHVLPVEAMTRYEPDEAPVDGSYDKVADLYDEAFADIAVRGPEVDWIERHMPFSRAPRVLEIGTGNGALLARLSPRIASGHGVDASGAMIARAERRFGHLSNVTFGTIAGPSLPVPDASVDVVVSMLSFRYLDWDPIMAEIRRVLAPGGRILVVDMVASPLTSSDAPALVASTLRGLRERGRKKAFREKLRRLVRDPGWATMLKHNPIRAEHEYRWYFEGRFPGKKLEVIDVALASRIVAFDTGPLPRGFTLPQSYP, from the coding sequence GTGACCGTCCTCGTCGCCTACACGACCCTCTACCGCGAGGGCGGCCCCAAGTTTCGCCGGGTGGCCCGCACGCTCGCCGCCGAGAAGCGCGCCGCTTTGCCCGGTGTGCGTGTCGTCGACGTCGCGGTCGAGAGCAAGGCCGAGCTCGTCGCGGCGATCCGACGGATCGCGGCCCGCGGCGAGCGCATCGACGAGCTCCACTTCGTCGGCCACTCCGGCATGTACGGCCCCATGTTCCGAACGACGGAGGTGCCGGAGCAGCTCAGCCCCCACGAGTGGCGCACCCTCCACATCCCCTTCGCCGAGGGCGCCTCGGCCTACTTTCATGCCTGCCGGAGCGCGCGTTGGTTCTGCCCGTTCTTCGCGCGGACCTTCGGCGTGCCTGCCTACGGCTACCACCTCTACACGACGTTCTCGCGGAGCCCGCGCCGCTTCGTGTGGGATCCGCCGCACGCGAGCGACGACGCCGCCCTCTACGTGGTCGCCCTCCCGGGCCGAAAATCGCACGGGCTCGGGGCCTCGATCCTCAAGTACGCGCATGTCCTACCCGTCGAGGCGATGACCCGCTACGAGCCCGACGAGGCGCCGGTCGACGGCTCGTACGACAAGGTGGCCGACCTCTACGACGAGGCCTTCGCCGACATCGCGGTGCGCGGGCCCGAGGTCGACTGGATCGAACGCCACATGCCTTTTTCCCGTGCTCCGCGCGTGCTCGAGATCGGCACGGGCAACGGCGCGCTGCTCGCGAGGCTCTCGCCACGGATCGCCTCGGGCCACGGGGTCGACGCCTCGGGGGCCATGATCGCCCGGGCCGAGCGGCGCTTCGGTCACCTCTCGAACGTGACGTTCGGCACGATCGCGGGGCCTTCGCTGCCCGTCCCCGACGCGTCGGTCGACGTGGTCGTGTCGATGCTGTCGTTCCGCTACCTCGACTGGGACCCGATCATGGCCGAGATCCGGCGGGTCCTCGCGCCGGGAGGTCGCATCCTCGTGGTCGACATGGTCGCGTCTCCTTTGACCTCGTCCGACGCCCCCGCGCTCGTCGCGTCGACGCTCCGAGGGCTCCGCGAGCGCGGTCGAAAGAAGGCCTTCCGCGAGAAGCTCCGGCGCCTCGTGCGCGATCCGGGCTGGGCCACGATGCTGAAGCACAACCCCATTCGGGCCGAGCACGAGTACCGGTGGTATTTCGAGGGGCGCTTCCCCGGCAAGAAGCTCGAGGTCATCGACGTGGCCCTCGCCTCGCGCATCGTCGCGTTCGACACGGGCCCCCTCCCACGCGGGTTCACGCTCCCCCAAAGCTATCCATGA
- a CDS encoding fasciclin domain-containing protein gives MKKLGIVSLIVVSAAAAIIACGDTPPPEVPPTPSAAPEPTPAPTPTPSAAPSAAPSASASAAPEPPKPAVPEKKNIVDTAVDAGNFKTLAKLLGDAGLVDTLKGAGPFTVFAPTDEAFAKVSKKDMDALAKDKKKLEALLKGHVVGSKMMAADVAKAKDATMLNGKKFAIAVKGSDVTINKVKISKTDIEASNGVIHVVDAVIK, from the coding sequence ATGAAGAAGCTCGGTATCGTTTCGCTCATCGTCGTCTCGGCTGCGGCCGCCATCATCGCTTGCGGCGACACCCCGCCGCCGGAAGTCCCCCCGACGCCGTCGGCCGCTCCCGAGCCCACCCCGGCCCCGACGCCGACCCCCTCGGCGGCCCCCTCGGCGGCCCCCTCGGCTTCGGCTTCGGCCGCTCCCGAGCCCCCCAAGCCGGCCGTCCCCGAGAAGAAGAACATCGTCGACACGGCCGTCGACGCGGGCAACTTCAAGACCCTCGCGAAGCTCCTCGGCGACGCGGGCCTCGTCGACACCCTCAAGGGTGCGGGCCCCTTCACCGTCTTCGCGCCCACCGACGAGGCGTTCGCCAAGGTGTCCAAGAAGGACATGGACGCCCTCGCGAAGGACAAGAAGAAGCTCGAGGCGCTCCTCAAGGGCCACGTGGTCGGCTCGAAGATGATGGCCGCCGACGTCGCCAAGGCGAAGGACGCGACCATGCTCAACGGCAAGAAGTTCGCCATCGCCGTCAAGGGCTCGGACGTGACCATCAACAAGGTCAAGATCTCCAAGACGGACATCGAGGCCTCGAACGGCGTCATCCACGTCGTCGACGCGGTCATCAAGTGA
- the pip gene encoding prolyl aminopeptidase: MERRTFYPEIEPYNQGHLDVGDGHTLYFEESGNPNGKPVVFLHGGPGGGTEPKHRRFFDPKAYRIVLFDQRGCGKSKPHASLEANTTWHLVADIERIREHLGVEKWQVFGGSWGSTLALAYAEAHPTRVTELVLRGIFLLRKSEIDWFYQGGASAIFPDAWEAFRDHIPEAERSDFVKAYYARLTSSDPAVRSAAARVWSVWEGRTSCLIPNVDLIERTAGDDFALAFARIECHYFIHDGWVAGDKALLANVDKIRHIPTVIAQGRYDVVCPATSAWDLHRAFPEADLRIVPDAGHAAAEPGIVHELVSATDRFAKRA, encoded by the coding sequence ATGGAACGGCGCACTTTTTACCCGGAGATCGAGCCCTACAACCAAGGCCACCTCGACGTGGGCGACGGCCACACGCTCTACTTCGAGGAGTCGGGGAACCCGAACGGCAAACCCGTGGTGTTCCTGCACGGCGGGCCCGGGGGTGGAACGGAGCCGAAGCACCGGCGTTTCTTCGACCCGAAGGCGTACCGCATCGTCCTCTTCGATCAGCGGGGGTGCGGGAAGAGCAAGCCGCACGCGTCGCTCGAGGCGAACACCACGTGGCACCTCGTGGCCGACATCGAGCGCATTCGCGAGCACCTCGGTGTGGAAAAGTGGCAGGTCTTCGGCGGCTCGTGGGGCTCGACGCTCGCCCTGGCCTACGCCGAGGCTCACCCCACGCGCGTGACCGAGCTCGTGCTCCGCGGCATCTTCTTGCTCCGAAAGAGCGAGATCGACTGGTTTTACCAGGGTGGCGCGAGCGCCATCTTCCCCGACGCGTGGGAGGCGTTCCGCGATCACATCCCGGAGGCCGAGCGGTCCGACTTCGTGAAGGCGTACTACGCGCGCCTCACCTCGAGCGACCCGGCCGTGCGGAGCGCCGCGGCGCGGGTGTGGAGCGTGTGGGAGGGCCGAACGAGCTGCCTCATCCCGAACGTCGACCTCATCGAGCGCACCGCGGGGGACGACTTCGCCCTCGCGTTCGCGCGCATCGAGTGCCACTACTTCATCCATGACGGGTGGGTCGCGGGCGACAAGGCGCTGCTCGCGAACGTCGACAAGATCCGCCACATCCCGACCGTGATCGCGCAGGGGCGGTACGACGTGGTGTGCCCGGCGACGAGCGCGTGGGATCTTCACCGCGCCTTCCCCGAGGCCGACCTCCGGATCGTGCCCGACGCGGGCCACGCCGCGGCCGAGCCGGGCATCGTGCACGAGCTCGTCTCGGCCACCGACAGGTTCGCCAAGCGGGCATAA
- a CDS encoding ABC transporter permease yields the protein MSIALLVLLFSVGLGSVLFVARGVRRAMKRERGKVLTSALGAVAGIVFIRLTYWAMTLPILRGSAWTVKDAAVRAGALLSGLVFLWAGLAVVVALAFDVAERRAFALFVAIRHVRSKKSGFLSAISGLSIAGVAIASFVLCGATSVMGGFAADLKRKILGNNAHIVVDQTSLAPFEGGEELLARVRKAPHVIGASPVLYGEVMITSSSNLAGVVVRGIDPGTIGTVIDLPTNIEVGKIDYLSSPEKLLHLPEKEIIGLGPGGEPYTKGPETLGFEIDPVTREKLPPPPVRPGIIVGRELAKTLHVYVGDEVTLISPLGDLGPMGVMPKTKRFRVAAVFFSGMYEYDASHVYTTLDSAREYFGMPGKVSAIDVKVDDPELDGFDFGGFEAAVARPELRIRDWRGINKNLFSALKVEKIAVFLILTLMTVAASFCIICTLLLLVTEKTKDIAILKALGATDGAILRTFILEGVLVGFLGTFLGVSSATASFKGLEWFGVRLDPDVYYIDRLPVAVNASDFVLVAVSAIVICTLATVYPAVAASSIRPVDGLRFD from the coding sequence ATGTCCATCGCCCTGCTCGTCCTGCTCTTCTCCGTGGGCCTCGGCTCGGTGCTCTTCGTCGCGCGAGGCGTGCGTCGGGCGATGAAGCGCGAGCGCGGCAAGGTCTTGACGAGCGCGCTCGGCGCCGTCGCGGGCATCGTGTTCATCCGCCTCACCTACTGGGCCATGACGCTGCCGATCCTCCGCGGCTCGGCATGGACGGTGAAGGACGCGGCCGTTCGCGCCGGTGCGCTCTTGAGCGGGCTCGTGTTCCTGTGGGCGGGCCTCGCGGTGGTCGTGGCGCTCGCGTTCGACGTCGCCGAGCGCCGCGCGTTCGCGCTCTTCGTCGCGATCCGCCACGTGCGCTCGAAGAAATCCGGGTTCTTGTCGGCGATAAGCGGCCTCTCGATCGCGGGCGTCGCGATCGCGTCGTTCGTGCTGTGCGGCGCCACGAGCGTGATGGGCGGCTTCGCTGCCGACCTCAAACGAAAGATCCTGGGCAACAACGCCCACATCGTCGTCGATCAGACGTCCCTCGCCCCGTTCGAGGGTGGCGAGGAGCTGCTCGCTCGCGTGCGAAAGGCCCCTCACGTCATCGGCGCGTCGCCGGTGCTCTACGGCGAGGTGATGATCACCTCGAGCTCGAACCTCGCCGGCGTCGTCGTGCGTGGCATCGACCCGGGCACGATCGGCACGGTCATCGATCTCCCGACGAACATCGAGGTCGGGAAGATCGATTACCTGTCGAGCCCCGAGAAGCTCCTCCACCTCCCCGAGAAGGAGATCATCGGCCTCGGCCCCGGCGGGGAGCCCTACACCAAGGGCCCCGAGACGCTCGGGTTCGAGATCGACCCCGTCACACGCGAGAAGCTTCCCCCACCCCCCGTGAGGCCCGGCATCATCGTCGGGCGAGAGCTCGCGAAGACGCTCCACGTGTACGTGGGCGACGAGGTGACGCTCATCTCGCCGCTCGGCGACCTCGGCCCCATGGGCGTCATGCCCAAGACGAAGCGCTTCCGCGTGGCCGCCGTGTTCTTCAGTGGCATGTACGAGTACGACGCGAGCCACGTCTACACGACGCTCGACTCCGCCCGGGAGTACTTCGGCATGCCCGGCAAGGTGTCGGCGATCGACGTGAAGGTGGACGATCCCGAGCTCGACGGCTTCGACTTCGGGGGCTTCGAGGCCGCCGTCGCGCGCCCCGAGCTCCGCATCCGCGATTGGCGCGGCATCAACAAGAACCTCTTCTCCGCCCTCAAGGTCGAGAAGATCGCCGTGTTCCTGATCTTGACGCTGATGACCGTGGCGGCGAGCTTCTGCATCATCTGTACGCTCCTCCTGCTCGTCACCGAAAAGACCAAAGATATCGCTATATTGAAGGCTCTCGGTGCGACCGACGGGGCCATCCTGCGCACGTTCATCCTCGAGGGCGTGCTCGTCGGCTTCCTGGGTACGTTCCTCGGCGTGAGCTCGGCGACGGCGAGCTTCAAAGGGCTCGAATGGTTCGGCGTGCGCCTCGACCCCGACGTCTATTACATCGATCGCCTCCCGGTCGCGGTCAACGCGAGCGACTTCGTGCTCGTCGCGGTGAGCGCCATCGTGATCTGCACGCTCGCCACGGTGTATCCGGCCGTCGCGGCGTCGAGCATTCGGCCGGTCGACGGCCTGCGGTTCGACTGA
- a CDS encoding cysteine synthase A — translation MNVREGLAGWLGRTPLVKIPSLSEETGCTILGKAELSNPGGSIKDRTAFGLVDTARREGKLAPGGLVVEGTAGNTGIGLALVTRALGHPLLIVMPDNQSVEKIETLRALGAEVVLVPALPFANPGNYYHVARALAEERGGFWADQFENPANFDIHYRTTAEEILEDTGGALDGFVCSAGTGGSLGGISKKLAEKSRAESWLIDCEGSSLHAHVTRGTLDAEGSSIIEGIGIRRITKNFAEARLAGAFRGTDREMVKMLHYMGKNDGIFVGGSAALNCVGAVKLARKLGRGATVVTLLCDGAGRYQKRLLNPEWLAEKGLDPEAKDLSFVE, via the coding sequence ATGAACGTGCGCGAAGGCCTCGCAGGGTGGCTCGGACGGACCCCCCTCGTGAAAATCCCCAGCCTCTCCGAGGAGACGGGCTGCACCATTCTTGGCAAAGCGGAGCTCTCGAACCCCGGCGGGAGCATCAAGGACCGCACGGCGTTCGGGCTCGTCGACACGGCGCGGCGCGAGGGAAAGCTCGCCCCCGGGGGGCTCGTCGTCGAGGGCACGGCCGGCAACACGGGCATCGGCCTCGCGCTCGTCACGCGGGCCCTCGGTCACCCGCTCCTCATCGTGATGCCCGACAACCAGTCGGTCGAGAAGATCGAGACGCTGCGGGCGCTCGGAGCGGAGGTGGTACTCGTGCCCGCCCTCCCCTTCGCCAACCCTGGAAATTACTACCATGTCGCGCGCGCGCTCGCGGAGGAGCGCGGGGGCTTCTGGGCCGATCAGTTCGAGAACCCCGCGAATTTCGACATCCACTACCGCACGACCGCCGAGGAGATCCTCGAGGACACGGGCGGCGCGCTCGACGGCTTCGTGTGCTCCGCCGGCACGGGCGGCAGCCTCGGGGGCATCTCGAAGAAGCTCGCCGAGAAGAGCCGCGCCGAGTCGTGGCTCATCGACTGCGAGGGCAGCTCGCTCCACGCCCACGTCACGCGGGGCACGCTCGATGCGGAGGGCTCGTCGATCATCGAGGGCATCGGCATTCGCCGCATCACCAAGAACTTCGCCGAGGCCCGCCTCGCCGGGGCCTTCCGAGGCACCGACCGCGAAATGGTCAAGATGCTTCACTACATGGGAAAGAACGACGGCATCTTCGTCGGCGGGTCCGCGGCGCTCAACTGTGTGGGGGCGGTGAAGCTCGCGCGGAAGCTCGGCCGAGGGGCGACGGTCGTGACGCTGCTCTGCGACGGAGCGGGCCGCTACCAGAAGCGCCTCTTGAACCCCGAGTGGCTCGCCGAGAAGGGGCTCGACCCCGAAGCGAAGGACCTGTCGTTCGTGGAGTAA
- a CDS encoding c-type cytochrome → MRKTWIVPLAAVSLLVSAAALGVAKASPDERAAVAHLVRRTRPALPSVPLVRQGEDVARSSGLLLAKIGERPVAIVLDADDAAIVEVDARDGTPLARTLVGSAPATGLLLGDGTLAVAHPEEHAVVVYARHVDGQRYREVRRIPTSDDPRALALSPDEASLYVTCGASHTLLAFDARSGRELGRALVPREPRGMVVSRDGRTIYVAHAAYDATSVVHRAALVAGDAKVHEVAHGVGSGACEAGSGGEHAMCKSELSRHGNALVATIDERDGKVTEHVFAPVAMVRPRPRSFFVASKLTAMPRARNVPSIQGDGDFPMEPMGGGGGGGGVTGYGTTAESGAPVHFEAREVSVSVNDGVTTGRSSVVGGGSAFNDPTKCDLPVAAVAPASKGLALVACAGTKRVEVVPLPSANGSSLSGSSARRSIDVGGSPSALALAPGGDKVYVYSQATRHLSVHLVTPRSTMREVEKTLFVTDFDVPPLKVKVPELALLDGKVLDVALARKLPREDAWIEGRDLFFSTFDPRISKDGRACASCHVDGLDDGIVWATPDGKRRTRTLAGQLGAGPYGWLGEHKTLADHIKVTERQLGGTGLSDADLGKLVTYVSSLGAPPRTRPAVPDPLAKRGAEVFASAKYDCATCHTGGGLESDREAHDVGSGGKFVTPSLAGIATRPSFFHDGAYTTLDEMLKKAKDMGRASEMPEDDRKAVLAYLGTL, encoded by the coding sequence ATGCGAAAGACGTGGATCGTCCCATTGGCCGCTGTCTCTCTCTTGGTCTCCGCTGCGGCCCTCGGCGTCGCGAAGGCCTCCCCCGACGAACGCGCTGCCGTCGCTCACCTCGTGCGGCGCACGCGTCCGGCGCTCCCGTCGGTGCCGCTCGTCCGCCAAGGGGAGGACGTCGCGCGGTCGAGTGGGCTCCTGCTCGCCAAGATCGGTGAGCGCCCCGTGGCGATCGTGCTCGACGCCGACGACGCCGCCATCGTCGAGGTCGACGCGCGCGACGGGACCCCTCTCGCGCGCACGCTCGTGGGCAGCGCGCCCGCCACGGGCCTCCTCCTCGGGGACGGCACGCTCGCGGTCGCTCACCCCGAGGAGCACGCGGTCGTCGTCTATGCGCGGCACGTCGACGGCCAGCGCTACCGAGAGGTGCGACGAATCCCCACCTCGGACGACCCTCGCGCCCTCGCACTCTCTCCGGACGAGGCGTCGCTCTACGTCACGTGCGGCGCGTCGCACACGCTGCTCGCGTTCGACGCGCGATCGGGCCGAGAGCTCGGGCGCGCATTGGTCCCGCGGGAGCCTCGTGGAATGGTCGTCTCGCGGGACGGTCGCACGATCTACGTCGCGCACGCCGCATACGACGCGACTTCCGTGGTGCACCGCGCAGCGCTCGTCGCGGGCGACGCGAAGGTGCACGAGGTCGCCCACGGCGTGGGCTCGGGCGCCTGCGAGGCGGGCTCGGGCGGAGAGCACGCGATGTGCAAAAGCGAGCTGTCGCGCCACGGGAACGCGCTCGTCGCGACGATCGACGAGCGTGACGGCAAGGTCACCGAGCACGTCTTCGCGCCCGTCGCGATGGTCCGCCCGCGCCCGCGATCGTTTTTCGTCGCGTCCAAGCTCACCGCCATGCCGCGGGCTCGGAACGTGCCGTCCATTCAGGGCGACGGCGATTTCCCGATGGAGCCCATGGGCGGAGGCGGAGGCGGGGGAGGCGTCACGGGCTACGGCACCACGGCCGAGAGCGGGGCGCCCGTGCATTTCGAGGCGCGCGAGGTGTCCGTCTCGGTGAACGACGGCGTCACGACCGGGCGCTCCTCGGTCGTCGGCGGCGGGTCGGCGTTCAACGACCCGACGAAGTGCGATCTCCCGGTCGCCGCCGTGGCGCCCGCCTCGAAGGGGCTCGCGCTCGTCGCCTGCGCGGGGACGAAGCGCGTCGAGGTCGTGCCTCTCCCGTCGGCGAACGGCTCGTCCCTCTCGGGGTCCTCCGCGCGGCGGTCGATCGACGTGGGGGGCTCGCCGTCCGCGCTCGCCTTGGCCCCCGGCGGAGACAAGGTCTACGTGTACTCTCAGGCGACGCGCCACCTCTCGGTGCACCTCGTCACGCCGCGCTCGACCATGCGCGAGGTCGAGAAGACCCTCTTCGTGACCGACTTCGACGTCCCCCCGCTCAAGGTCAAGGTCCCGGAGCTCGCTTTGCTCGACGGAAAGGTGCTGGACGTCGCCCTCGCGCGAAAGCTGCCCCGCGAGGACGCGTGGATCGAGGGCCGAGATCTCTTCTTCTCCACGTTCGATCCGCGCATCTCCAAGGACGGCCGTGCGTGCGCGAGCTGCCACGTCGACGGGCTCGACGACGGCATCGTTTGGGCGACCCCCGACGGCAAACGCCGCACGCGTACGCTCGCAGGCCAGCTCGGCGCGGGGCCGTACGGCTGGCTCGGCGAGCACAAGACGCTCGCCGATCACATCAAGGTGACCGAGCGGCAGCTCGGCGGCACGGGCCTCTCGGACGCCGACCTCGGCAAGCTCGTCACCTACGTGTCGTCCCTCGGTGCACCTCCGCGTACACGCCCTGCCGTGCCCGATCCGCTCGCGAAGCGCGGCGCCGAGGTCTTCGCGTCCGCCAAGTACGACTGCGCGACGTGCCACACGGGCGGAGGCCTCGAGAGCGATCGCGAGGCGCACGACGTCGGCTCGGGCGGCAAGTTCGTCACGCCGTCCCTCGCGGGCATCGCGACGCGGCCCTCGTTCTTCCACGACGGCGCCTACACGACGCTCGACGAGATGCTCAAGAAGGCCAAAGACATGGGCCGCGCGAGCGAGATGCCCGAGGACGACCGCAAGGCCGTGCTCGCCTACCTGGGCACGCTGTAG
- a CDS encoding cysteine dioxygenase family protein, translating into MVSRTNADDNRPDRPFVAALAELRATGRVSTATLAAARAQAMALPPPRVEVVAGRPYTREVLYAEADVGEVMRATWAPGVRSAPHDHGGARGVVAVLEGRFEERGYAMSSSLGLCERAVRELSLGDVLEIDEDRVHTMKSHDARGVTLHVYAGDVASFRLFDETARVTLRARGGAWLPADVVLSEERWEPVP; encoded by the coding sequence ATGGTGAGCCGCACGAACGCCGACGACAATCGCCCGGACCGCCCGTTCGTGGCGGCGCTCGCCGAGCTTCGTGCCACGGGCCGTGTGTCGACCGCCACCCTCGCCGCCGCACGCGCGCAGGCCATGGCGCTCCCACCTCCGCGTGTCGAGGTCGTGGCGGGGCGCCCCTACACGCGTGAGGTGCTCTATGCGGAGGCGGACGTGGGCGAGGTGATGCGCGCCACATGGGCGCCCGGCGTGCGCTCGGCGCCGCACGACCACGGAGGGGCGCGGGGGGTCGTCGCCGTGCTCGAGGGACGCTTCGAGGAACGAGGGTACGCCATGAGCTCCTCGCTGGGCCTCTGCGAGCGCGCGGTGCGGGAGCTCTCCTTGGGGGACGTCCTCGAGATCGACGAAGACCGCGTGCACACCATGAAGAGCCACGACGCGCGCGGGGTCACCTTGCACGTCTACGCGGGCGACGTGGCGTCTTTCCGGCTCTTCGACGAGACCGCGCGTGTCACGTTGCGTGCCCGCGGCGGGGCCTGGCTCCCGGCCGACGTCGTGCTCTCCGAAGAGCGGTGGGAGCCCGTCCCGTGA